Proteins found in one Serratia plymuthica genomic segment:
- a CDS encoding iron-containing alcohol dehydrogenase family protein: MSLAQIAFPARVVRGVGALEKIGPLCAGYGSRAMLIGGARGLAVTETRIGNGLRAAAVELVGCEQYGGECSETQIARLVALAHSAAAQMLIVAGGGKAIDTGKAVGAACGLPVITVPTIAATCAAVTPLTIRYHDDGHFRDMLHLPHAPAAVVIDSPLLAAAPVRWLAAGLGDTLAKWYEYRAIAHPQALNGMALAAQANSRICYQLIEEYGAAACQAAERCQADTALEQVLDAIFLFAGLTSVMGSGAHAAAAHALFEGFTVCDKTRNFGHGLLVGYGNLCLLALEQRSDEELLAALRLAQDCRIPLHLADIADDLDNQAINAIMAAAVEAPDMANMSQPVTVTQLTQAMQRVHELADRVRKG; encoded by the coding sequence ATGTCTTTAGCGCAAATCGCTTTCCCGGCGCGTGTGGTGCGCGGTGTCGGAGCATTGGAGAAGATCGGCCCGCTGTGCGCCGGTTATGGTTCAAGGGCGATGTTGATCGGCGGCGCGCGTGGGCTGGCGGTTACCGAGACGCGCATAGGCAACGGCCTGCGTGCGGCGGCGGTGGAGCTGGTTGGCTGCGAGCAGTATGGCGGCGAATGCAGTGAAACCCAGATTGCGCGGCTGGTCGCATTGGCGCATTCGGCAGCGGCGCAGATGCTGATCGTCGCGGGTGGGGGTAAAGCCATTGACACCGGCAAGGCGGTGGGGGCAGCCTGCGGATTGCCGGTCATCACCGTACCGACCATTGCTGCCACTTGCGCTGCCGTTACGCCGTTGACCATCCGCTATCATGACGATGGCCACTTTCGCGACATGCTGCACCTGCCGCATGCCCCGGCGGCGGTGGTGATTGACAGCCCGTTGTTGGCTGCGGCACCGGTCCGCTGGTTGGCTGCCGGGTTGGGCGATACGTTGGCGAAATGGTATGAGTATCGCGCTATCGCCCACCCGCAGGCGCTGAACGGCATGGCACTGGCGGCTCAGGCCAACAGCCGTATCTGTTACCAATTGATTGAGGAATACGGGGCTGCGGCTTGTCAGGCGGCGGAGCGATGCCAGGCCGATACCGCGCTGGAGCAGGTGCTGGATGCCATCTTCCTGTTCGCGGGGCTGACGTCGGTGATGGGCAGCGGGGCGCATGCGGCGGCGGCCCATGCGCTGTTTGAAGGTTTTACCGTCTGCGACAAGACGCGCAACTTTGGTCATGGTCTGTTGGTGGGGTACGGTAATCTGTGTCTGCTGGCGCTGGAACAGCGCAGTGATGAGGAACTGCTGGCGGCGCTGCGGTTGGCGCAGGACTGCCGGATACCGCTGCATCTGGCGGATATCGCCGACGATCTGGACAACCAAGCCATCAACGCCATTATGGCGGCGGCGGTAGAGGCACCGGATATGGCCAATATGTCGCAGCCGGTCACCGTCACCCAGTTGACGCAAGCCATGCAGCGGGTACATGAACTGGCCGACAGAGTGCGCAAGGGGTAG
- the hutC gene encoding histidine utilization repressor: MSDTPAPIYQRVKQAIVNQIRAGHWLPHQRVPSESELVAELGVSRMTINRALRELTSEGFLIRMQGVGTFVAEAKAHTALLEVHNIADEIAARGHRHSSKILQLKARPASEEEALALGIQPGQQLFYSQIVHYENDLPVQVEDRCVNPAVAPDYMKQDFDRVTPYIYLTQAAPLTAGEHIVEAVVPTRQERDLLQLEDHEPGLLIHRRTWSGKNVVTSARLLYPGSRYQLFGRFTSDV, encoded by the coding sequence ATGAGCGATACCCCCGCCCCGATCTACCAACGGGTCAAGCAGGCGATCGTAAACCAAATCCGTGCGGGCCATTGGCTGCCGCACCAGCGCGTGCCCTCTGAAAGTGAACTGGTGGCGGAACTGGGCGTCAGCCGCATGACCATCAACCGCGCGCTGCGCGAGCTGACCAGCGAAGGTTTCCTGATCCGCATGCAGGGCGTCGGCACCTTCGTCGCCGAGGCTAAGGCGCATACCGCGCTGCTGGAAGTGCATAACATCGCCGACGAAATCGCCGCTCGCGGCCATCGTCACAGCAGCAAGATCCTGCAGCTGAAAGCGCGCCCGGCCAGCGAAGAAGAAGCGCTGGCGCTGGGTATCCAACCCGGCCAACAGCTGTTCTATTCGCAGATCGTGCATTACGAAAACGACCTGCCGGTGCAGGTGGAAGACCGCTGCGTCAATCCGGCAGTGGCGCCCGATTACATGAAGCAGGATTTCGACCGCGTGACGCCGTATATCTACCTGACGCAAGCCGCCCCGCTGACCGCCGGCGAGCACATCGTGGAAGCGGTAGTGCCGACCCGCCAGGAGCGCGACCTGCTGCAACTGGAAGATCACGAACCGGGGCTGTTGATTCACCGCCGCACCTGGTCCGGCAAAAACGTCGTCACCTCGGCGCGCCTGCTGTACCCCGGCAGCCGCTATCAGCTGTTCGGCCGTTTCACCAGCGACGTTTAA
- a CDS encoding formimidoylglutamate deiminase encodes MPAYFASRALLPEGWAHNVRLDVDAHGHLAQVIADSDPEGCIRLHGDVVPGMPNLHSHAFQRAMAGLAEVAGNPQDSFWTWRDLMYRLVQRLTPEQVEVIARQLYIEMLKGGYTQVAEFHYLHHGADGNPYADRGEMTGRLSQAAQQAGIGMTLLPVLYSYAGFGAQPAQPGQKRFIQDADSYLQQQQVIARQLADQPLQNQGLCFHSLRAVELSQMQQILAASDSALPVHIHIAEQQKEVNDCLAWSGQRPVAWLYEHMPVDSRWCLVHATHLDRAELEQLARSEAVAGLCLTTEANLGDGIFPGDAYLHHQGRWGIGSDSHVSLNVVEELRWFEYGQRLRDQRRNRLTTPQQPAVADVLYQQALQGGAQACGAPIGRLQSGYRADWLVLDGDDPYLAAAPDASILNRWLFAGGKEQIRDVFVGGRQVIEQGRHALQQQSSAEFLQVLKTFQQEA; translated from the coding sequence ATGCCTGCTTATTTTGCCTCACGCGCTCTGCTCCCTGAGGGGTGGGCGCATAACGTCCGTCTGGACGTCGATGCGCACGGTCACCTGGCTCAGGTGATTGCCGATTCAGATCCCGAAGGCTGCATTCGCCTGCACGGCGATGTGGTGCCGGGCATGCCGAACCTGCATTCCCACGCCTTTCAACGTGCGATGGCCGGGCTGGCAGAGGTCGCGGGCAACCCGCAGGACAGCTTCTGGACCTGGCGCGATCTGATGTATCGCCTGGTGCAGCGGCTGACCCCGGAGCAGGTGGAAGTTATCGCCCGACAACTGTATATCGAAATGCTGAAGGGGGGATATACCCAGGTTGCCGAGTTCCACTATCTGCATCATGGCGCCGACGGCAATCCTTACGCCGATCGCGGTGAAATGACCGGCCGGCTCAGCCAGGCGGCGCAGCAGGCCGGGATCGGCATGACCCTGCTGCCGGTGCTGTACAGCTACGCCGGTTTTGGCGCCCAGCCCGCCCAGCCGGGGCAGAAACGTTTTATTCAGGACGCGGACAGCTACCTGCAACAGCAGCAGGTGATAGCTCGCCAATTGGCGGACCAACCGCTGCAAAACCAAGGCCTGTGCTTCCACTCCTTGCGTGCGGTGGAACTGAGCCAGATGCAGCAAATCCTGGCGGCGTCGGACAGCGCCTTGCCGGTGCATATTCATATCGCCGAGCAGCAAAAAGAGGTCAACGATTGCCTGGCCTGGAGCGGCCAACGCCCGGTGGCCTGGCTGTATGAGCACATGCCGGTTGACTCGCGTTGGTGCCTGGTGCACGCCACCCATCTCGATCGCGCAGAGCTGGAGCAATTGGCGCGCAGCGAGGCGGTGGCCGGCCTGTGTCTGACCACCGAGGCCAACCTGGGCGACGGCATTTTCCCCGGTGACGCGTATCTGCACCATCAGGGCCGCTGGGGCATAGGTTCCGACAGCCACGTGTCGCTCAACGTCGTGGAAGAACTGCGCTGGTTCGAATACGGCCAGCGGCTGCGCGATCAGCGCCGTAACCGCCTGACCACGCCGCAACAACCGGCGGTGGCGGATGTGCTGTACCAGCAGGCATTGCAGGGCGGGGCGCAGGCCTGCGGCGCGCCAATCGGCCGTTTGCAGAGCGGCTACCGTGCAGACTGGCTGGTACTGGATGGCGACGATCCTTATCTGGCCGCCGCACCCGATGCCTCGATCCTCAATCGCTGGCTGTTCGCCGGCGGCAAAGAGCAAATCCGCGACGTCTTCGTTGGCGGCCGTCAGGTAATCGAACAGGGGCGCCACGCGTTGCAACAGCAAAGCAGTGCGGAATTCCTGCAAGTACTGAAAACTTTCCAGCAGGAGGCGTGA
- a CDS encoding HutD/Ves family protein: MNLTRFDFDSLPVTPWRNGGGETREIACWPAGAPDFDWRASIATIAQDGPFSAFDGIDRSITLLEGDGVHLFSAGQIDHRLSQVGEPFAFSGDVALNATLLGCASQDFNIMTRRGRWAAKVQRITAGMALPAGHAGVLYVLQGTWSLAGGVTLSARQGGWWPAEHHGGQLTPLAKESLALWADIHPV, from the coding sequence ATGAACCTGACCCGTTTTGATTTTGATTCCCTGCCGGTGACGCCTTGGCGCAATGGCGGCGGCGAAACCCGCGAGATCGCCTGCTGGCCGGCGGGCGCGCCAGACTTTGACTGGCGCGCCAGCATCGCCACCATTGCGCAGGACGGCCCATTTTCGGCATTTGACGGCATCGACCGCTCGATTACCCTGCTGGAGGGCGACGGCGTGCATTTGTTCAGCGCCGGGCAAATCGATCACCGATTGTCGCAGGTCGGTGAACCGTTCGCCTTTTCCGGCGACGTGGCGTTGAACGCCACGCTGCTGGGCTGCGCCAGCCAGGATTTCAACATCATGACCCGGCGCGGGCGCTGGGCGGCCAAGGTGCAGCGCATCACCGCCGGCATGGCATTGCCGGCAGGCCACGCCGGTGTGCTGTATGTGTTGCAGGGAACCTGGTCGCTGGCGGGCGGTGTTACGCTGTCGGCGCGTCAGGGCGGCTGGTGGCCGGCCGAACATCACGGCGGGCAGTTGACGCCGCTGGCGAAAGAGAGTCTGGCCCTGTGGGCCGATATTCACCCGGTTTAA
- the hisC gene encoding histidinol-phosphate transaminase, with translation MQAISSAAQAVRRLARQQASSLGAYNAGLSSEAVRNRYGVTEIARLASNENPLGASPLVQQALSDLAQHSGIYPDPNSQALRAEIAALTGIAPPQVVIGNGSENILEMLCLAFINPGDRVVTLLPSFGLHEIYPRMMGAEVTLVAVNQALEFDLAAWQLALQRPAKMVVFSNPSNPVGCMLGRDDFLQLIAAVPQDCLLVIDEAYYEYCANQADYPDSLALLPLQDRPWIVLRTCSKAYGLAGLRVGYGLACDAELVALLDRVRTPFNINRAAQNAALAALRDRQHVADSVAWVSEARAAMAAALRTLGLQVAPSSANFLFFDCGYPSVQIAEALLAHGIIVKPWREAGYQRFIRVSIGSAADNRRFLHALRQVLAEAAR, from the coding sequence ATGCAAGCCATTTCTTCCGCAGCACAGGCGGTGCGCCGGCTGGCGCGCCAACAGGCGAGTTCGCTGGGCGCCTATAACGCCGGATTATCCAGCGAGGCGGTGCGCAATCGTTACGGCGTCACTGAAATTGCCCGCCTGGCGAGCAACGAAAACCCGCTTGGCGCCAGCCCTCTGGTGCAACAGGCGCTGAGCGATTTGGCTCAGCATAGCGGCATTTACCCCGACCCAAACAGCCAGGCGCTGCGGGCGGAAATCGCCGCGTTGACCGGCATTGCGCCGCCGCAGGTGGTGATTGGCAACGGGTCTGAAAACATCCTCGAAATGCTGTGTCTGGCGTTTATTAATCCGGGTGATCGGGTGGTGACCCTGCTGCCGTCGTTTGGGTTGCATGAAATCTACCCGCGCATGATGGGGGCGGAGGTGACGCTGGTGGCGGTCAATCAGGCGCTGGAATTCGATCTGGCCGCCTGGCAGTTGGCATTGCAACGGCCGGCCAAGATGGTGGTATTCAGCAACCCGTCGAACCCGGTCGGCTGCATGCTCGGGCGTGATGACTTTCTGCAACTGATCGCCGCAGTGCCGCAAGACTGTCTGCTGGTGATCGACGAGGCGTATTACGAATACTGCGCCAACCAGGCGGATTACCCGGACAGCCTGGCGCTGTTGCCGTTACAGGACCGCCCGTGGATTGTGCTGCGCACCTGCTCCAAAGCTTACGGGCTGGCCGGGCTACGCGTCGGTTACGGCCTGGCCTGTGATGCCGAGCTGGTGGCGCTGCTAGACCGGGTGCGCACACCGTTCAACATTAACCGGGCGGCGCAAAATGCGGCGTTGGCGGCATTGCGCGATCGGCAGCATGTGGCCGACAGCGTCGCCTGGGTCAGTGAAGCGCGTGCGGCGATGGCGGCGGCGTTGCGTACGCTGGGGTTGCAGGTGGCGCCTTCCAGCGCCAACTTCCTGTTCTTTGATTGCGGCTACCCGAGCGTGCAGATCGCCGAGGCGTTGCTGGCGCACGGCATCATCGTCAAACCCTGGCGCGAAGCCGGTTATCAGCGGTTCATCCGGGTTTCGATCGGCAGCGCGGCAGATAACCGGCGTTTCCTCCACGCATTGCGACAGGTGCTGGCGGAGGCGGCACGCTGA
- a CDS encoding ABC transporter permease: MNSPLSPVAELEREPAALPPAKPHWHNPMMVPLRPVTGRLRGFLGLAFFALFVALWGLVTFTGLVSPTFLADPLTMLREGVLLFTEYDFSLDIGMTVFRVLSGFLLAAAIAVPLGIMMGSYKLVEAFLEPFVSFCRYLPASAFVPLLILWAGIGEMQKILVIFIGSFFQIVLMVAVTVGAARRDLVEAAYTLGASNRSVVRRVLIPGAAPEIAELLRLVLGWAWTYVIVAELIGSSSGIGHMIVDSQALLNTGQIIFGIIVIGCIGLLSDLLFKAANKRLFIWSSLR; the protein is encoded by the coding sequence ATGAATTCACCCCTCAGTCCGGTTGCGGAACTGGAACGGGAGCCTGCGGCGCTGCCGCCCGCCAAACCGCACTGGCATAACCCGATGATGGTGCCGCTGCGGCCGGTTACCGGACGGCTGCGTGGGTTTCTCGGCCTGGCCTTCTTTGCGCTGTTTGTGGCGCTGTGGGGGCTGGTGACCTTCACCGGGCTGGTGTCGCCGACGTTTCTGGCCGATCCGCTCACCATGCTGCGCGAAGGCGTACTGTTGTTCACCGAGTACGATTTCTCGCTGGATATCGGCATGACGGTGTTCCGGGTGCTGAGCGGTTTCCTGCTGGCGGCGGCCATTGCGGTGCCGCTCGGCATCATGATGGGTTCGTACAAACTGGTGGAGGCGTTTCTCGAACCCTTCGTCTCGTTTTGCCGCTATCTGCCGGCATCGGCGTTTGTGCCGTTGTTGATCCTGTGGGCCGGTATCGGCGAGATGCAGAAAATCCTGGTGATCTTTATCGGGTCGTTCTTCCAGATAGTGCTGATGGTGGCGGTGACCGTCGGCGCCGCCCGGCGCGATCTGGTGGAGGCGGCCTATACCCTGGGCGCTTCCAACCGCAGCGTGGTGCGAAGGGTGCTGATCCCCGGCGCGGCCCCGGAGATTGCCGAACTGCTGCGTCTGGTGCTCGGCTGGGCCTGGACCTACGTGATTGTCGCCGAGCTGATCGGCTCTTCCAGCGGTATCGGCCACATGATTGTCGACAGCCAGGCGCTGTTGAACACCGGGCAGATTATCTTCGGCATTATCGTCATCGGCTGTATCGGTCTGCTGTCCGATCTGCTGTTCAAGGCGGCTAACAAGCGCCTGTTTATCTGGAGTTCTCTGCGATGA
- a CDS encoding LacI family DNA-binding transcriptional regulator, which translates to MASLKDVAKLAGVSLMTVSRAINEPGKLRPDTYQRVKLAIDQLDYVPDLSARRIRGDSNRVQTLGVLALDTATTPFSVEMILSIEKTAREHGWNSFVVNLFADDSAEHTIDLLLAHRPDGVIFTTMGLRQVRVPPKLLDKKLVLANCVSQGNPVASYIPDDEQGQYDAIRALIAKGYRAPLCIHLPENTLAAGLRRRGLERAWRDAGGDVDQLKQYHLDLSDGDERYRDCVALLERHFAPGRRDCDVVVCGNDRVAFMVYQVLLAQGWQIPQQVGVLGYDNMVGIGQLFLPPLTTVQLPHYELGRQAALHLINQLDHCETVKVACPLLLRESM; encoded by the coding sequence ATGGCCTCGCTGAAAGACGTTGCAAAACTTGCCGGGGTGTCGCTGATGACGGTTTCCCGCGCCATCAACGAGCCAGGCAAACTGCGGCCAGACACCTACCAGCGCGTCAAGCTGGCGATTGACCAACTGGATTACGTGCCCGATCTCTCGGCGCGGCGCATTCGCGGCGACAGCAACCGGGTGCAGACGCTTGGCGTGCTGGCGCTGGACACCGCCACCACACCGTTCTCGGTGGAAATGATCCTGTCGATCGAAAAAACCGCGCGCGAACACGGCTGGAACAGCTTTGTCGTCAACCTGTTCGCCGACGACAGCGCCGAACACACCATAGATTTGCTGCTGGCGCACCGGCCGGATGGGGTGATTTTCACCACCATGGGGCTGCGTCAGGTCAGAGTGCCGCCCAAGTTACTGGATAAAAAGCTGGTGCTGGCCAACTGCGTCAGCCAGGGAAACCCCGTTGCCAGCTACATTCCGGATGACGAACAGGGCCAGTACGACGCCATACGCGCGTTGATCGCCAAAGGTTACCGGGCGCCGCTGTGCATTCACCTGCCGGAAAATACGCTGGCAGCCGGGCTGCGCCGCCGCGGGCTGGAGCGCGCCTGGCGTGACGCGGGCGGCGACGTCGACCAACTCAAGCAATATCACCTGGATCTGAGCGACGGCGACGAGCGCTACCGCGATTGCGTGGCACTGCTGGAGCGGCATTTCGCTCCGGGGCGGCGCGATTGCGATGTGGTGGTGTGCGGCAACGATCGGGTGGCGTTTATGGTGTATCAGGTGCTGTTGGCGCAGGGCTGGCAGATCCCGCAGCAGGTGGGGGTGCTGGGTTATGACAACATGGTCGGCATCGGTCAGCTGTTCCTGCCGCCGCTGACCACGGTGCAACTGCCGCATTACGAACTGGGCCGTCAGGCGGCGCTGCATCTGATTAACCAGTTGGATCACTGCGAGACGGTGAAGGTTGCCTGCCCGCTGTTGCTGCGCGAATCGATGTGA
- a CDS encoding ABC transporter substrate-binding protein, whose product MSKGFSVKTAMGTLSILAAATGFCGLTAAQAADTPVAIGISGWTGFAPLTLADKAGIFKKHGLDVDLKMIPQKDRHLAIASGAVQCAATTVETYVAWNANGVPITQIVQLDKSYGADGLAVRNGISSVAQLKGKTVGVDAPGTSSYFALAWILDKNHMTLKDVKLATLSPQAAAQAFNAGQNDAAMTYEPYLSTVRDNPKQGKILATTLDYPMVMDTLGCTPDWLKKNPQAAKALVESYFDALDMIKAQPDKSYEIMGAAVKSSGKQFAESAGYLRWQDREQNRKFFSGEIADFSKEAAALLLEMRVIRKLPDIGTLYDASYVNQP is encoded by the coding sequence ATGAGCAAGGGTTTTTCCGTGAAAACGGCTATGGGGACACTTTCGATCCTGGCGGCAGCGACAGGGTTTTGCGGTTTGACGGCGGCGCAGGCGGCCGATACGCCGGTGGCGATTGGCATCTCCGGCTGGACCGGCTTCGCCCCGTTAACGCTGGCAGACAAGGCCGGGATTTTCAAAAAGCATGGCCTGGATGTCGATCTGAAAATGATCCCGCAGAAAGACCGCCATCTGGCGATCGCCTCCGGTGCGGTGCAGTGCGCCGCCACCACGGTGGAAACCTACGTCGCCTGGAACGCCAACGGCGTGCCAATCACTCAAATCGTGCAGTTGGATAAATCCTACGGGGCCGACGGGCTGGCGGTGCGCAACGGTATCAGCAGCGTGGCGCAGTTGAAGGGCAAGACGGTGGGCGTCGATGCGCCCGGCACGTCCTCCTATTTTGCGCTGGCGTGGATCCTGGACAAAAACCACATGACGCTGAAAGACGTCAAGCTGGCCACCTTGTCGCCGCAGGCCGCGGCGCAGGCTTTCAATGCCGGGCAGAACGACGCGGCGATGACCTATGAACCTTACCTGTCGACGGTTCGCGACAACCCCAAGCAGGGCAAAATCCTGGCCACCACGCTGGATTACCCGATGGTGATGGATACGCTGGGTTGCACGCCGGACTGGTTGAAGAAAAACCCGCAGGCGGCGAAAGCGCTGGTGGAGAGCTATTTCGACGCGCTGGACATGATCAAGGCGCAGCCGGATAAATCTTACGAAATCATGGGCGCCGCAGTGAAGTCGAGCGGCAAGCAGTTTGCCGAGTCCGCCGGCTATCTGCGTTGGCAGGATCGCGAGCAGAACCGCAAGTTCTTCAGCGGCGAAATCGCCGATTTCAGCAAAGAGGCCGCGGCGCTGCTGCTGGAAATGCGCGTGATCCGCAAACTGCCGGACATCGGCACGCTGTATGACGCCAGCTACGTAAACCAGCCATGA
- a CDS encoding ABC transporter ATP-binding protein translates to MKADKLNVRKVSRIFTGPHGEQTQALLPVDYQVQENDFITILGPSGCGKSTLLRIIAGLDSPTQGEVWLDGQRVEGPGADRGMVFQSYTLFPWLTVEQNIRFGLQERGVGAAQQKERSDYFINKVGLRGFERHFPRQLSGGMQQRTAIARALANDPKILLMDEPFGALDNQTRVMMQELLLNIWEASRKTVLFVTHDIDEAIFMANKVAIFSARPGRIKTEIPVNFPHPRDYTLKTSPEFMAIKAQVTEEIRSETLQSLH, encoded by the coding sequence ATGAAAGCCGACAAGCTCAACGTCAGAAAGGTATCGCGGATCTTTACCGGGCCGCATGGCGAGCAGACGCAGGCGCTGCTGCCGGTCGATTACCAGGTGCAGGAGAATGATTTCATCACCATTCTTGGGCCTTCCGGCTGCGGCAAATCGACGCTGCTGCGCATCATTGCCGGGCTGGATAGCCCGACGCAGGGGGAGGTGTGGCTGGATGGCCAGCGGGTAGAGGGGCCGGGCGCCGATCGCGGCATGGTATTCCAGAGCTATACGCTGTTCCCGTGGCTCACGGTGGAGCAGAACATCCGGTTTGGCCTGCAGGAACGCGGCGTGGGCGCGGCGCAGCAGAAAGAACGCAGCGATTATTTCATCAACAAGGTCGGGTTGCGCGGTTTTGAACGGCATTTCCCGCGCCAGCTTTCCGGCGGCATGCAGCAGCGCACCGCCATCGCCCGCGCGCTGGCCAACGATCCGAAAATCCTGCTGATGGACGAACCTTTCGGCGCGCTGGATAACCAGACCCGGGTGATGATGCAAGAGCTGTTGCTCAACATCTGGGAGGCTTCGCGCAAGACGGTGCTGTTCGTCACGCACGACATCGATGAAGCGATTTTTATGGCCAACAAGGTGGCGATTTTCAGTGCGCGGCCGGGGCGGATCAAAACCGAAATACCGGTCAATTTCCCGCATCCGCGTGATTACACCCTGAAAACGTCGCCGGAGTTTATGGCCATCAAGGCGCAGGTCACGGAAGAGATCCGCAGTGAAACGCTGCAAAGCCTGCACTGA
- a CDS encoding alpha-hydroxy acid oxidase: MSGAILNAADLQRAARRYLPRFAYRYLAGGAEDEHTLRGNRVAFDQWQFVPPVLRDASRRTLNIRLWQQELAAPLLIAPTGYNGMLRYQADLMLARSARAFGIPYIQSTVSTASLEEIAADGQGQHWFQLYVLRDRQVTAGLLQRALAAGCGTLVLSVDAVHFGNRERDRRSYRQPMKLSLASLCDVALHPRWLWHTLRPAGMPGFGNLQPYLPAQRQRGLSGAAYFAREMDAALNWQTLDWVRQCWPGKLLVKGILHPQDARQALDAGADGIVLSNHGGRQLDGSVAPVSLLPAVRAACGPTATILIDSGFRRGTDVVKALALGANAVLLGRPLLYGVALAGQAGATRALRIFSEEIDRTLAQLGCCSVQELGPHLLRPVNERG; the protein is encoded by the coding sequence ATGAGCGGGGCGATACTCAACGCGGCGGATTTACAGCGTGCGGCGCGGCGTTATCTGCCGCGTTTCGCTTACCGTTACCTGGCGGGCGGCGCGGAAGACGAACACACGCTGCGCGGTAATCGGGTGGCGTTCGACCAATGGCAGTTTGTGCCGCCGGTACTGCGTGACGCCAGCCGCCGCACGCTCAACATCCGGCTTTGGCAGCAGGAACTGGCGGCGCCGCTGCTGATTGCGCCCACCGGCTACAACGGCATGCTGCGCTATCAGGCGGATCTGATGCTGGCGCGCAGCGCCCGGGCGTTCGGCATTCCCTATATTCAGAGCACGGTGTCGACCGCCTCATTGGAGGAGATTGCCGCCGACGGCCAGGGGCAGCACTGGTTTCAGCTGTATGTGCTGCGCGATCGGCAGGTGACCGCCGGGCTGTTGCAACGCGCCCTGGCTGCCGGCTGCGGCACCCTGGTGCTGTCGGTGGATGCGGTGCATTTCGGCAACCGCGAGCGCGATCGGCGCAGTTACCGGCAGCCAATGAAACTCTCCCTCGCCAGCCTGTGCGACGTGGCGCTGCACCCTCGCTGGCTGTGGCATACCTTGCGCCCGGCGGGCATGCCCGGTTTCGGCAATCTGCAACCTTATCTGCCGGCGCAGCGGCAGCGGGGCCTGAGTGGGGCCGCTTATTTTGCCCGCGAAATGGACGCCGCGCTGAACTGGCAAACGCTGGATTGGGTACGGCAATGCTGGCCGGGCAAGCTGCTGGTGAAAGGCATTCTGCACCCGCAGGATGCCCGTCAGGCGCTCGATGCCGGGGCGGATGGCATAGTGCTGTCCAACCACGGCGGCCGCCAGCTCGACGGCAGCGTTGCCCCCGTCAGCCTGTTGCCGGCGGTGCGTGCTGCCTGTGGGCCGACGGCGACGATCCTGATCGACAGCGGCTTTCGGCGCGGCACCGACGTGGTGAAAGCGCTGGCGCTGGGCGCCAATGCCGTGTTGCTCGGCCGCCCGTTGTTGTACGGCGTGGCGCTGGCCGGGCAGGCAGGCGCGACTCGGGCGCTGCGGATTTTCAGCGAGGAAATCGACCGCACGTTGGCGCAACTGGGTTGTTGCAGCGTGCAAGAGTTGGGGCCGCACTTGCTGCGGCCGGTGAATGAACGAGGATAA